TCCGGCTGCGGGACCTTTTCAATCCGCTGATGGCTCATTTTTGCCCGTCCCCTCCAAAAACCGCCGGGTCAGGTTTGGAAAGCCCGCCTTGCTCTCGGCCTTGGAACGGGCGTAGAGCATATTCAGAATACGGCAGAATTCCTCGTTGTCCTCCGGGGTGAGAGCTTCTTCCAGCCATTCGTAATACAGCGCCTCCACGGAGGCTTTGGAGCTTTTCAGGCTGTCCGCCTTTTCCGTCGCGTATAGAAGCTGACTGCGCCCATCCTCCGGGTTGGGCTTGCGGATGAGATATCCCTTCGTCTCCAGGCTCGCCGCGCGGCGCGCGGCCGCACCCTTGTCCAGTGTGAGAAGCTCCCGCAGCGCCGCCTGAGTGATGCCGGGGTTTTTCCGCACCGCATGGATAAAATCATATTCCGCCGTGCCGACGCCGTCTGTTTTCAGCATTCGCACGGTAAATTTACTTACCTCGCGCGCAATTTTTGTTATTTGCCGCCTTGTACTGTCCATCCTTCACACTTCCCGCCTAATAATAGATGTAGTATCAACTAAATATATGATACTACATCTATTATTTCATGTCAATGAATTACTACAATAAAGATAGAGTCGCGAAACGCCCAGAAATGAGATAGAGGCGAAAGAAATTAAAAAATAAGGTTAGCGGCGAGAATATAGTCATTTATGCCAAGTATATGTACGAAGGCGGAAACAAGATCGACATTATGAGCTATGCAGAAGCAAAATGAGGAGTTGGTCATTGCCGCTCCCTCTCTTGCACTTCAAGATTCTTCCATACAGCTGTCATTATCAATATGAATCTGCTTTGCGTAGCTAAGTTGACCATCCAGCCAAGACAAATAAATCCGCTTTGGCCTGCTCGTATGCCTGGCGATCTGCCCAGCTTTTCTTCTCCGCCTTATTCAGCGCCTCCCAAGCGGAGCGGAACTGCTCCTGATGGGTATAGTTCTCCTCATAAAACTGCCGCAGCATCTCGCGCGGCTTCACCATGGCTCCGCCGTCCAGGCAATACTGGCGGCGGAGCTCTTTTTGCTTTTTATCCTTGGAGGTGAGATTGGCGACGATATCAAAGGTATTTGGTGTGCCGAGCCTCATCGGGACGCTGCTGACAAGCATCTATTATGTTATGATTTTATATCTCAACGACAATCAGATCACGCAAAGGGAGATAACCGCTGTGATGATCGAACGGATGATGGCTTGTATTCGAACACTTCCATTGGAAGAGCGGAGTTTGATTCGTGAACTGTTTTTCCATAACAAAGGCGAACGCCAGTTGTCGGCGGAAACAGGGATTCCGCCGATGACGTTTCACTACCGGAAAAGCAAAATCCTGAAGAAATTATGCAAGCTCTTGGAAAAGTAATAACGCCGGAGAGATAGCCGGGGTATGGCAATTGCCTCGGTTGTCTTTTTTGCACCAACTTGGTGCAAGTTTTCGCCCAGCGAAAGAAAAACAATAAGGAAATGCACCAACATGGCTCACTTTAAAACTCAAAGTATACCATGATGTCATAACTTTTTTTATGCTTAGCCAAACGTATACCATCATGGCTAACATTTCCGTTGCCTATTGTCATCACCAGCCTATAAAAATTTCTACCATGGACATTTTTAACAATTATCTACCCAACTGTTTGTACGCCTATCTGAAATTTCTTGGTTTTCACAAAAAAACCGCTCAACACTTAATCCCGACGGGTAAAAGAGTAGAGAGACTTTCTCCAGTTTAAGAGCGATGAGTTCAAATCAAAACAAAATTAGTGAGCCAGATGGTTATAAAATGTGCGGTTCCGCTGCCTACACAGTGGAGAGCCTTTAAGACATGCCTGCTGGCAAAACGGTTTTGCTGTCGCTATCCGTACAAGCAGATTAGGAAGGATGTGTATTTTCAATGAAGCGTAGAAATTTCTTTATGGTGGACAACGATGTGTTCCGGTACAAGCTGCCGCCCATCGCTTTTTATGTCTATTGCTACCTGCTCCGCTGTAACAGCCGGGAACGGGGGTGCTATCCCAGCAAGCGTACCATTGCGGAAGCCTGCGGCATCGCGGTCAGTTCGGCGAGCAAAGCGTTGAAGTTGCTCGAAGCTCGCGGACTAATCAGAGTACAGCATAATTTTAATGGCGGCAGGCAGATCAACAATACTTATGTGTTCCAGGCAGCCAGTTGCCTGGCGGACAGTCCCTCGGGTCATGGTGGACCATCCCCTGTCTGACAGACGGATAGGAAACAATAAGAAGAATGCTAACTGCCCAGTATAACAAGCTTTAACATCAGAAAGAAAAAAAGAGAATCCTCCGTTGTTGCTGCCTGTGTGCGGCTGTGTTGCGTTATTCATACAAGGGCGGCATTTGCTTCTCGTCGAGAGAGGAAACGCCTCGCGTTGGGGCAGATGAAAGCCCAAAATTCTCTCAGGTGTCTTTATTGCACGAGAAAACGAGCGCTTTTATTTTCTCTGATGATACTGAAGGTGAACCATGGGGTTGAAAATGATGCTGGTTAAAGGAGCGGGGTCGTAAGCGCCCCTCGCTCCGGCTTACATCGCCCCGCAATGCGGGTCGAAGGGCTTTTCTCAGCGGGGTCGGAAAATGCCCCTTGGGGTTGGCTTCGGGGTTGCAGAACCGACGGATGCCGAAATTTCCGCATGAATTCGGAAAATCCTGTGGGGTTGCGAGCGGGGTCAGGGCCCGTTTGCGGCGAAATCACGGCAGATGAGACATATATTGGAAGTTTGCCATGACGAGACGATAAGGAGGAAGAAGCCAATGGATAAAAATCAATTTTTAGAAGCGCTGGATAGGGTCGACGGCGTGATTTTACCTGTGGAAAAAACCGCGCATACCGTAGAAATCAATAAAGTGAATTTCTGCGTAATCAGCCACTTCTGCGGCTGGGAAACCATCGTCCCGAAACTGGGCGAGCTGATGATCGAAGATCTGGAACAGACGGACGAACCCGAGAATAAAAATACGGATTTGACCTGATATTTCAATAGCTTTGGGGCCGCGAGTGTGGTATGTTGGACATACAGACAGGTTGCTGTTGCGAACAGGCGGCCCCGACACATGGGGCAATATTGAGTCCGGGAAAGGAGCGTTATGCAGGCAACAGTCAACGCCGGCGTTTATTGCCGGCTTTCCGTAGATGACCCCGATACAGACGAAAGCGAAAGCATCCAAACCCAGAAAGCAATGCTGACGGACTACTGCCATCAGCACGGATTTCATATCGTGGATTACTTTATTGACGACGGAGTGAGCGGAACTTCATTCGACCGTCCGGATTTCCGGCGAATGCTGGATGCCATCGAATCCGGAACCATCAATACCGTGATCTGCAAGGATCTGAGCCGTTTCGGCCGAAACTATTATGAGTCCGGAATGTACCTGGATAATTACTTTATCCGTAAAAACATCCGGTTCATCGCACCTGGCAACTCGGTGGACAGCGCCAACGGAGCTTACAATCTGAGCGTTCCAATTTTGAACATGATGAACGACTTCTACGCCCGTGATATTTCCACCAAAACCAGGGACGCGAAAAAAGCCCGCGCCAAACAGGGGATGTACCTTGCCGCCAAAGCTCCTTACGGGTACGTCAAAGATCCCGCCGACCGGCATCACCTGATTGTAGACGAGGATGCGGCGGCGATCGTCCAGCGCATTTTTGACATGGCGGCCCACGGGGCGGGCTATAACAAGATTGCCCGAACGCTCCACGTCGAGGGCATCCCTAATCCGCTGACCTACTTCAATCAGAAAAACCCGGACTATTATCACAGCGACTACTGGAAACAGGGCACGCAGTGGCATGTGACATCCATCCAGTCCATCCTGAACAATCCCGTCTATCTGGGCTGCGTCGCCCACAACCGGGTGGGCAGTAAGGTCATGAACGGGAAAACGGAGAAAAAAGCCAGGGAGGATTGGATTGTGGTGGAACATACGCATGAGCCGCTGGTCAGCACGGAGCAGTGGGAAATCGTTCATAAACAGATGGAATCCAGACGCAGAGCGCAGAAGGATGGAGAGCCGCAGATGTTCGCTGGGCTTCTCCACTGCTCAGACTGCGGCAGCGCCCTCTCCTTCTCAGCGGTTCACCGCAAGACCAAGCCGGACGGTGGGCAGTACAAATGCTGGTATTACATGCGCCACGGCAAGGAATACTGTTCCAGCCACTACATCACCCTGGATCAGCTCAACGTCGTCGTTCTGGACGATATCCGCAGGCAGGCCCGGTATGCTTATCTCTACCATGGACAGTATCTGAAAACGCTCAGGGAGGCCAAAACCGAGCAGAGCGTCAAGCAGCTTCAGAGCCGGAAAAAAGAGGCCGAGAAATGCAAAAAGCGCCTTGCGGCGCTGGACGGCATTCTCAAGAAGCTGCTGGAGCAGAACGCGGCGGGAACCATCACAAACGAGCGCTTCGCCGCCCTGTCCGCCGATTACGAGCAGGAACGCAAAGCACTGGAGGAAACGGTCGCGGACTATGAAAAATCCGCACAGAGCGCCCGGGAGGGCGAGGAACAGGCGGAGCAATTCGTGGAGCTGATTCAGGAATACACGAATCTGACTGCACTGGACGCCCGAATTCTTAACAAGCTGATCGACAAGATCGTTGTTCATCAGCGGGAGAAGGACGCCGAGGGCAATCTCACCCAACTGGTGGAAATTTATTATAAATTCGTAGGAATGACCGTACTTAATTTTAAGGAACAATAATCTGTGGTTTTATCAACATCCCAAGGTCGACGGTTCGATCCCGTTCAGGTCCACCAAAAATCCTGTCTTTTATGAAGACGGGATTTTTTCATAGAAAAAGGAAGGCCTCCGGCTTAGCCGGAGGCCTTGACTACTTTCAGAAATACTGCCCTTTATGTATTGCGCTTGCCCCTTAAAAACAGCCTCATGCTCAATTCATCATGGGTTATTCTTTTAATTTTTTTAAGTAGAGTATAGAGCCATTATCAACCGTTATTTTTTACCCGTTCCACCATCGGAAATTTTAAATATAAAATATATGCTATTACGGCGGTAATAAGCTCTGTAATCGGAAATGCAAGCCAGACATAATTCAAACCAATTAAAGAAAAAGCCCATGCCAGCGGAATCAGTAATCCGATCTGCCGCAAAACGGTTAATGCGATACTCTGCTTTCCCTTGCCGATTGCCTGAAAATAGGTCGGAATCACCAGCGAAACCGAGATCGGCACAAAGCTGATCCCGATGACGCGCAAGGCAATCGTACCGATTTGAAGAATGTCTGCCTGGCCGTCCGCAAAAATCTGAAGAAGCTGCGTGGGAAACAACTCGAATGCCAGAGTTCCGATGCCCATGCAGACGGCGGCAATCCAAACGGAATTCCACAGCACGGCCTTGCAGCGATCCGTATAGCCTGCCGCGTAATTGTAGCTTAACACAGGCACAATACAGGTCGTCAGCCCCATGACGGGAATCAGACAAAAGGACTGTAATTTGTAGTACAACCCTAAAACTGTGACCGCATCATCGGAAAAGGACACCAGAATCAAATTCAGTGCAACAATATAGATTGTGCAGAGCGCATTCATTAGAATATTGGGAATGCCAGCCGTGTATATGGGTTTGATATATTGCTTGGCTGTTTTGATTGTAGGGACTTTATGAAACGCCTTGACGCCCACGATCACCGCTGCAAGGATTTGCCCGATCACGGTTGCGATGGCTGCACCGGCAATTCCTAGCTTCGGAAAAAAGCCAATGCCGAAAATCAGCAGCCAATCCAGCAAAATGTTGGTAACGGCCCCCGTCACTTGTGCAATCATCGGTGTTTTCATATCGCCTCTGGCCTGTAAGACCTTTGTCCAGTTGCTTTCCAGAAAAATGCCAAAACTGGCTCCACAGACGATTCTGCCATAAGTGCAGGCATATTCCTGTGCCTGCGGCGTTGAAAGTGAGATGTGCGCATAGATCTTCATCAGACTGCAAGTGACCAATGCGAAGATCGAATATGAGACGATGGACAAGAAGAAACCAACACCTGCTGTTTCGTCTGCGGATTTCCGGTCTGACAAACCGTCAAACTTTGACATGACTGTGTTGACACCCACGCCGGTTCCGATGGCCAGCGCACTGATCAGCAGCTGAATCGGAAATATTACAGACAGGGCTGCAAGGCCATCCTTGGAATACTGCCCCACATAATAGCTGTCTACGATATTATAAAGTGCTTGAATCAACTGTGCCAGCATCACTGGCGGGGCAAGGCGCAATAGAAGCCGCCCCACCTTTTCTGTTCCGAAAAATGTATTGTCCTGTGCCATGCGATCATCTCAACAGATTATCGTTGTCAAAATAGTTGATCTTCATGGCACGTCGAACAGCCTGCAAGGTCTGTGCCGCTGTATTCTCGGCCTTTTCGCTGCCTGCTCGTAGTATCTCATATACCTCCGGCAGTTGCTGCTCCCATTCTCTGCGACGCTCCCGGATGGGGCGCAGTTCTGTCTGTATGACATTGTTGAGGAATTTCTTGACCGTCACATCGCCCAGACCGCCCCGCTGATAATGGGCTTTCAGTTCATTCAGATTCTGATAGTCCGGCAAGAACTCCGCAAAGTGCTCTGGACGGCAGAAAGCGTCCAGATAAATGAATATCGGGTTGCCCTCCGTGTGTCCCGGATCGTCTCTGTGCAAATGGGTAGGGTCAGTAAACATGGACATGACCTTAGTTTGAATATCCTCCGGCTCGTCAGAAAGATAGATGCAGTTTCCCAAAGATTTGCTCATTTTTGCTTTTCCGTCAATGCCGGGTAAACGCAGGCAGGCTTGATTGGAGGGCAGCACAATTTCTGGCTCAGTCAGCGTGTCGCCATAGACTTCGTTGAACTTACGTACGATCTCGCGGGCCTGCTCCAACATTGGTTCTTGATCCTCTCCCGCAGGGACAGCTGTGGCCTGAAACGCCGTAATATCCGCCGCCTGACTGATGGGATAACAGAAAAAGCCGACCGGAATGCTGGCTTCGAAGTTCCGCTGCTTGATCTCGGCCTTGACTGTGGGGTTACGCTGTACACGGGAAAGGGTGACGAGATTCATGTAATAGAAGGTCAGCTCGGTCAGTTCCGGGATCATGGACTGAATGAAAACGCAGGATTTCTCCGGGTCAATGCCGCAGGCGAGGTAATCCAGCGCGACCTGCATGATGTTTTGCCGTACCTTTTCCGGGTGTTCAGCGTTGTCAGTCAGAGCCTGTGCATCTGCGATCATGATATAAATTTCATCGTAGCGCCCGGAGTTTTGCAGGGCAACGCGCTCCTTAAGAGAGCCGACATAATGGCCTACATGAAGGCGGCCTGTGGGCCGGTCGCCAGTCAGAATAATTTGTTTCATATTTCTTTTTCTCCTGTCAGATCATATCGTTCAAGCATTTTTGCCAATTTTCATCCCACTCAACGTTGGGCGAGATAACCAGTGCCACCAGTCCGTGCAGCAGCGACCAGAGCCTTGTCAGGTGGGTCAAACATTCCTCACTTGTAAGCTTATTCTGCTCCCCGTAGGCACGGTACGCCTTGCGGAACAATTCAAGGGGCGGGTAGTTTGCCTCTATCGGCTCCAAAGAAAAGATAATTTTGATGCTGGAATTCCGGTACAAAAAGCTATAATAAGTCGGATGCTGTTGATAAAACGATACATAAGCGAAACTCAGCTTCCGTAATGTTTCGGCGGAAGCATAATCAGCATCGCCGAGTGCTTCGGTCAGATGGACCACCATGCTTTCCGTCACAAAATTTCGGCAAGCCTCAATGAGCTGTTCTTTGTTATCAAAGTGCCTATAGATTGCGTTGTGGCTCACGCCGCATAGTGTGGAAATATTCCGCAGAGAAAGGCGATCAAAACCTTCCTCAGAAATAATGCGGATGCTGGTTTCAATCAGCTCATTTTTCAGATTCCCGTGATGGTAGTGGTCCTTCATCTAAACACCTCCACACTTCTATATTTATTATATCGCAAGATGTTACCACTGTCAACATTCAGGCATAAGAATACCATATAACAAAAAATAAACTCCGCCACTTCGTGTATGCCGCATTAGCAATCCCGGCACTTTCATCTTTTTGCAGGACAAAAGTACTTGAATTTCCGCGTTTTCAAGGCAAAATCGTGTGTTAAGTCTTTGCTCTACCTGTATGGCGTTTTATTATTTTTCAGACCGAGAATATAATCTACGCTGGTTTCGTAAAGCTGTGCAAGCTTGATAAGCACTTGGGTGGGGATATCTTTTTCACAGGTTTCATATTTGGAATAGCCAGTCTGAGACATCCCAATGAATCGTGCAAGCTGAACCTGATTCAGGTCTGCATCCTCGCGTAAATCTTTTAATCGGAGATACATAGCTACCACCTCAATATTAGTATCTCATAACCTAAAACAGGTTATTGATTTCTAACCTGTTTTAGGTGAAAATGTCATCAGGGGTGGTAGGTGTGCCTGATTATAAATATATGTATTTTTAGCTGTTTCACGCTACAGAAGATGCAATTAATCTTCTGATTTCTGCCCAACAGGAAGTCAAAGAAATGTACTTATCTGAGCCGGAACCGAAAATGAAGCTTATTGATATCAAACAGAAAGATACATCTCCCAAAGATAGTAATGGGCAGACACATTAAAAATGCATCGGCTCATTACTATATGCACCCGGTTGGAACACTATTTTTTGAAAAGGCGAATGTGTGCATAGCTTGGCTCATATCCAGAAAAAGTATGCCGTGATGGCAATTATTAATCTGGAGCAAACGTGGAAATTGTCATTATTTACTCCAGATAACTGTCATTATCAATATGAATCCGC
This window of the Ruminococcaceae bacterium BL-6 genome carries:
- a CDS encoding protein of unknown function (Evidence 5 : Unknown function), whose product is MRLGTPNTFDIVANLTSKDKKQKELRRQYCLDGGAMVKPREMLRQFYEENYTHQEQFRSAWEALNKAEKKSWADRQAYEQAKADLFVLAGWST
- the trpS gene encoding Tryptophan--tRNA ligase encodes the protein MKQIILTGDRPTGRLHVGHYVGSLKERVALQNSGRYDEIYIMIADAQALTDNAEHPEKVRQNIMQVALDYLACGIDPEKSCVFIQSMIPELTELTFYYMNLVTLSRVQRNPTVKAEIKQRNFEASIPVGFFCYPISQAADITAFQATAVPAGEDQEPMLEQAREIVRKFNEVYGDTLTEPEIVLPSNQACLRLPGIDGKAKMSKSLGNCIYLSDEPEDIQTKVMSMFTDPTHLHRDDPGHTEGNPIFIYLDAFCRPEHFAEFLPDYQNLNELKAHYQRGGLGDVTVKKFLNNVIQTELRPIRERRREWEQQLPEVYEILRAGSEKAENTAAQTLQAVRRAMKINYFDNDNLLR
- a CDS encoding conserved protein of unknown function (Evidence 4 : Unknown function but conserved in other organisms): MQATVNAGVYCRLSVDDPDTDESESIQTQKAMLTDYCHQHGFHIVDYFIDDGVSGTSFDRPDFRRMLDAIESGTINTVICKDLSRFGRNYYESGMYLDNYFIRKNIRFIAPGNSVDSANGAYNLSVPILNMMNDFYARDISTKTRDAKKARAKQGMYLAAKAPYGYVKDPADRHHLIVDEDAAAIVQRIFDMAAHGAGYNKIARTLHVEGIPNPLTYFNQKNPDYYHSDYWKQGTQWHVTSIQSILNNPVYLGCVAHNRVGSKVMNGKTEKKAREDWIVVEHTHEPLVSTEQWEIVHKQMESRRRAQKDGEPQMFAGLLHCSDCGSALSFSAVHRKTKPDGGQYKCWYYMRHGKEYCSSHYITLDQLNVVVLDDIRRQARYAYLYHGQYLKTLREAKTEQSVKQLQSRKKEAEKCKKRLAALDGILKKLLEQNAAGTITNERFAALSADYEQERKALEETVADYEKSAQSAREGEEQAEQFVELIQEYTNLTALDARILNKLIDKIVVHQREKDAEGNLTQLVEIYYKFVGMTVLNFKEQ
- a CDS encoding Multi antimicrobial extrusion protein (Na(+)/drug antiporter), MATE family of MDR efflux pumps, whose amino-acid sequence is MAQDNTFFGTEKVGRLLLRLAPPVMLAQLIQALYNIVDSYYVGQYSKDGLAALSVIFPIQLLISALAIGTGVGVNTVMSKFDGLSDRKSADETAGVGFFLSIVSYSIFALVTCSLMKIYAHISLSTPQAQEYACTYGRIVCGASFGIFLESNWTKVLQARGDMKTPMIAQVTGAVTNILLDWLLIFGIGFFPKLGIAGAAIATVIGQILAAVIVGVKAFHKVPTIKTAKQYIKPIYTAGIPNILMNALCTIYIVALNLILVSFSDDAVTVLGLYYKLQSFCLIPVMGLTTCIVPVLSYNYAAGYTDRCKAVLWNSVWIAAVCMGIGTLAFELFPTQLLQIFADGQADILQIGTIALRVIGISFVPISVSLVIPTYFQAIGKGKQSIALTVLRQIGLLIPLAWAFSLIGLNYVWLAFPITELITAVIAYILYLKFPMVERVKNNG
- a CDS encoding conserved protein of unknown function (Evidence 4 : Unknown function but conserved in other organisms); the protein is MDKNQFLEALDRVDGVILPVEKTAHTVEINKVNFCVISHFCGWETIVPKLGELMIEDLEQTDEPENKNTDLT
- a CDS encoding HTH tetR-type domain-containing protein, whose protein sequence is MKDHYHHGNLKNELIETSIRIISEEGFDRLSLRNISTLCGVSHNAIYRHFDNKEQLIEACRNFVTESMVVHLTEALGDADYASAETLRKLSFAYVSFYQQHPTYYSFLYRNSSIKIIFSLEPIEANYPPLELFRKAYRAYGEQNKLTSEECLTHLTRLWSLLHGLVALVISPNVEWDENWQKCLNDMI
- a CDS encoding protein of unknown function (Evidence 5 : Unknown function) — translated: MLSQTYTIMANISVAYCHHQPIKISTMDIFNNYLPNCLYAYLKFLGFHKKTAQHLIPTGKRVERLSPV
- a CDS encoding XRE family transcriptional regulator yields the protein MYLRLKDLREDADLNQVQLARFIGMSQTGYSKYETCEKDIPTQVLIKLAQLYETSVDYILGLKNNKTPYR
- a CDS encoding Transcriptional regulator, MarR family, with translation MDSTRRQITKIAREVSKFTVRMLKTDGVGTAEYDFIHAVRKNPGITQAALRELLTLDKGAAARRAASLETKGYLIRKPNPEDGRSQLLYATEKADSLKSSKASVEALYYEWLEEALTPEDNEEFCRILNMLYARSKAESKAGFPNLTRRFLEGTGKNEPSAD
- a CDS encoding conserved protein of unknown function (Evidence 4 : Unknown function but conserved in other organisms), yielding MKRRNFFMVDNDVFRYKLPPIAFYVYCYLLRCNSRERGCYPSKRTIAEACGIAVSSASKALKLLEARGLIRVQHNFNGGRQINNTYVFQAASCLADSPSGHGGPSPV